A genomic stretch from Hymenobacter psoromatis includes:
- a CDS encoding amino acid permease translates to MASIFAKKPLAQLLGEANSTGHGTLQRTLGAGNLLALGVGAIIGAGLFVRTAAAAAQASGPGVTAAFVLAAFGCVFAGLCYAEFAAMIPIAGSAYTYAYTTMGEFVAWIIGWALIMEYALGAATVSIAWSEYLNKLLETFGTDIPYSLCHSPFEHAVINGVSEHGVINLPALLIIVALSLLLVKGTQESAMFNAIIVVLKVLIVIVFIGVGWQFINPANHTPYLIPADAVVKNAAGEVVRTYEGWNKHGWGGVLGGAGIVFFAFIGFDAVSTAAQEARNPKRDMPIGILGSLAICTVLYILFGYVLTGVANWREFADPAIGGEASVSYAIKAHMTGYGWLATAVTVGILLGFTSVMLVMLMGQSRVFFSMAKDGLMPKAFSDIHPRFNTPYKSNLILMVFVGLFAALVPGNLAGDLTSFGTLLAFVLVSLGVWIMRKSDPEQHRPFRSPLSTPSFPLVPFMGAGVCTLLIIGLDSFTLKVAFGWMLVGFVVYFLYGKRNSMLQKGIVVVPEEMEKEAFIKPDPHNR, encoded by the coding sequence ATGGCTAGTATTTTTGCCAAAAAACCGCTCGCCCAACTTCTGGGCGAAGCTAACTCAACCGGACACGGCACCCTGCAACGCACGCTGGGCGCGGGCAACCTCCTGGCACTGGGCGTGGGGGCCATCATCGGGGCGGGCCTGTTCGTGCGGACCGCCGCCGCCGCCGCGCAGGCGTCGGGGCCGGGCGTGACGGCGGCCTTCGTGCTGGCGGCCTTCGGCTGCGTGTTCGCGGGCCTCTGCTACGCCGAGTTCGCGGCCATGATTCCCATCGCCGGCTCGGCCTACACCTACGCCTACACCACGATGGGCGAGTTCGTGGCCTGGATTATCGGCTGGGCGCTCATCATGGAATACGCCCTGGGCGCGGCCACCGTGTCCATCGCCTGGAGCGAATATCTGAATAAGCTGCTGGAGACTTTTGGTACGGATATACCGTATAGTCTGTGCCACTCACCTTTCGAGCACGCCGTCATCAATGGCGTGTCGGAGCACGGGGTTATCAACCTGCCGGCGCTGCTCATCATCGTGGCCCTGAGCTTGTTGCTGGTAAAAGGCACCCAAGAGTCGGCCATGTTCAACGCCATTATCGTGGTGCTGAAGGTGCTTATCGTTATCGTGTTCATCGGGGTGGGCTGGCAGTTCATCAACCCCGCCAACCACACGCCCTACCTCATTCCGGCCGACGCGGTGGTGAAAAACGCCGCCGGCGAAGTCGTTCGCACTTACGAGGGCTGGAACAAGCACGGCTGGGGCGGCGTGCTGGGCGGCGCGGGCATCGTGTTTTTTGCCTTTATTGGTTTTGATGCCGTGAGCACGGCCGCGCAGGAAGCCCGCAACCCCAAGCGCGACATGCCCATCGGCATCCTGGGCTCGCTGGCCATCTGCACGGTGCTCTACATCCTGTTTGGGTACGTGCTGACGGGCGTGGCCAACTGGCGCGAATTTGCTGACCCGGCCATTGGCGGCGAGGCTTCGGTGAGCTATGCCATTAAGGCGCACATGACCGGCTACGGCTGGCTGGCCACGGCCGTCACGGTCGGTATCCTGCTGGGTTTCACGTCCGTTATGCTCGTGATGCTCATGGGTCAGAGCCGCGTTTTCTTCTCGATGGCCAAAGACGGGCTGATGCCCAAAGCCTTCTCCGACATCCACCCGCGCTTCAACACGCCCTACAAGTCGAACCTGATTTTGATGGTATTCGTGGGCTTGTTCGCGGCCTTAGTGCCTGGCAATCTGGCCGGCGACCTCACCTCATTCGGCACCCTGCTGGCTTTCGTGCTGGTGAGCCTGGGCGTGTGGATTATGCGCAAGTCGGACCCTGAGCAGCACCGCCCGTTCCGTTCGCCGCTCTCTACCCCGTCGTTTCCGCTGGTGCCTTTTATGGGGGCGGGCGTGTGTACGCTGCTCATCATCGGCCTCGACTCGTTCACGCTGAAAGTAGCCTTTGGCTGGATGCTGGTGGGCTTCGTGGTGTATTTCCTCTACGGCAAGCGCAACTCGATGCTGCAAAAAGGCATCGTGGTGGTGCCCGAAGAAATGGAGAAGGAAGCCTTCATCAAGCCCGACCCGCACAACCGCTAG